A single region of the Arthrobacter sp. zg-Y820 genome encodes:
- the zapE gene encoding cell division protein ZapE — protein sequence MEIGRSPRRHNQGVARRTDVRDRLEAAIDESAALAGFTLDSAQTVVRDRLLALGVELFAPRIRRSKTRGDSAARLDVQGLYVWGEAGRGKSWLLNAYFRALPTEAKLRVHFHGFLDQLHRRIHELRGEPNAVERAVRELTAGLKLLYFDEFHVHDPADATLLTKLLRALFDAGIVLLASSNYAPRSLLPDPQWHHMFEPGIDLILANMEVLRLEGTEDYRERPRKSVSGFRSGHWISLKSDLRQDPRPGAAGLQLPQASEASELTVGSRQFPVAARRGNELWITFDQLCGTPTSTIEYLKWSREFDSWVVLDLPSFADTDAQAQQRLINVVDVLCDADVRMTITSPLSIDDFRLTVDRRPDAFRMVSRLQLLQKP from the coding sequence GTGGAAATCGGCCGGTCCCCAAGGCGGCATAATCAAGGGGTGGCGCGGAGAACAGACGTGAGGGACCGGCTTGAAGCAGCTATCGATGAATCTGCCGCATTGGCGGGATTCACGTTGGACAGTGCACAGACGGTGGTCCGGGACCGGCTCCTGGCCCTCGGCGTCGAGCTGTTTGCACCCCGAATAAGACGTTCCAAGACACGGGGCGATAGTGCCGCGCGCCTGGATGTCCAGGGCCTCTACGTCTGGGGCGAGGCAGGCCGCGGCAAGTCCTGGTTGCTGAACGCCTATTTCCGGGCCCTTCCCACCGAGGCGAAACTCCGTGTCCACTTCCATGGATTCCTGGACCAGCTTCACCGCCGGATCCATGAGCTCAGGGGAGAGCCGAACGCCGTCGAGCGTGCCGTCCGGGAGCTCACCGCCGGACTGAAGCTCCTGTACTTCGATGAGTTCCATGTGCATGACCCGGCCGACGCCACCCTGCTGACGAAACTCCTGCGTGCGCTTTTCGACGCCGGCATCGTCCTGCTGGCCAGTTCCAATTACGCACCCCGGTCGCTGCTGCCGGATCCGCAATGGCATCACATGTTCGAACCGGGCATTGACCTGATTCTGGCCAACATGGAAGTCCTGAGGCTCGAGGGAACGGAAGACTACCGGGAACGGCCACGGAAATCCGTTTCAGGATTCCGGTCCGGACACTGGATTAGCCTGAAGTCGGACCTCCGACAGGACCCCCGGCCGGGCGCCGCCGGTCTTCAATTGCCGCAAGCTTCGGAAGCTTCGGAACTTACGGTCGGCAGCAGGCAGTTTCCGGTTGCTGCCCGGCGCGGCAACGAACTGTGGATCACCTTCGACCAGCTGTGCGGGACCCCAACCTCAACGATCGAGTACCTGAAATGGTCTCGGGAGTTCGACTCCTGGGTGGTTCTGGATCTTCCATCCTTTGCCGACACCGATGCGCAGGCTCAACAGCGGCTGATCAACGTTGTTGATGTCCTCTGCGATGCCGATGTCCGGATGACCATCACCTCGCCGCTGTCGATCGACGACTTCCGCTTGACCGTGGACAGGCGGCCGGACGCCTTCCGGATGGTGAGCCGCCTGCAGCTGCTGCAAAAGCCCTGA
- a CDS encoding SDR family NAD(P)-dependent oxidoreductase, translating into MSERTIVITGASDGIGAAAARSLRSLGNRVVVVGRSPEKTAAVARELDSDYLLADFARLDDVRALAETLLERYPRIDVLANNAGGIMGKREETVDGHEKTLQVNHLAPFLLTNLLLDRLTKSGASVINTSSVANSLFAHFDVDDLEARRKYSPNRAYGNAKLANILFTRELDARYRGQGISAAAFHPGGVASSFAAGSTSTMRVMYRTALNRFLISPDQGAQTLVWLATSVPGEDWQSGKYYYKRKISTANKDAYDAALATRLWNQSAAMVGLQADR; encoded by the coding sequence GTGTCAGAGCGAACCATTGTCATCACCGGCGCCAGTGACGGCATCGGTGCCGCCGCGGCCCGAAGCCTGCGCAGCCTCGGCAACCGCGTCGTCGTCGTCGGCCGGTCGCCGGAAAAAACCGCAGCGGTGGCCCGAGAGCTGGACAGCGATTACCTGCTGGCGGATTTTGCCCGGCTCGACGACGTCCGCGCCCTCGCTGAAACCCTGCTCGAGCGGTATCCGCGGATCGACGTCCTGGCGAACAACGCCGGAGGCATCATGGGCAAGCGCGAAGAGACAGTCGACGGCCATGAGAAGACGCTGCAGGTGAACCACCTCGCACCGTTCCTGCTCACCAACCTGCTGCTGGACCGCCTGACGAAATCCGGCGCCAGCGTCATCAACACCTCGAGCGTGGCCAACAGCCTCTTCGCGCACTTCGACGTCGACGATCTGGAAGCCCGCCGCAAGTACAGCCCGAACCGCGCCTACGGCAATGCCAAGCTGGCGAACATCCTCTTCACCCGAGAGCTGGACGCCAGATACCGCGGGCAGGGCATTTCAGCTGCGGCCTTCCATCCGGGCGGCGTGGCGTCGTCCTTCGCCGCAGGATCCACCAGCACCATGCGCGTGATGTACCGGACCGCGCTGAACCGGTTCCTGATCTCGCCGGACCAGGGCGCCCAGACACTGGTGTGGCTGGCCACCTCGGTGCCCGGAGAGGACTGGCAGTCCGGCAAGTACTACTACAAGCGCAAGATCTCCACTGCCAACAAGGACGCGTACGACGCCGCGCTCGCTACCCGGCTCTGGAACCAAAGCGCCGCAATGGTCGGGCTGCAGGCCGATAGGTAA
- a CDS encoding rhamnulokinase family protein yields the protein MNANTPDTRTAAGVFAAVDIGASSGRVILGRMGPGGPALETVHRFPNGVREIDGALRWDLRGIFDEVLTGLSLAAARTAEGGERIVSIGIDTWAVDYGLIDADGAMATLPHSYRDGRTAAVVPLVHEKLAEAALYATTGLQHLPFNTLYQLACESELAGRQALLIPDLLAFWLTGKRRTEETNASTTGLFDAVAGEWAPEFLSALGLPANLFPELIAPGQTVGVLLPAVAERTGLPAGTPVVAVGSHDTASAVAAVPALQPGFAYISSGTWSLAGIELAQPVLTEASRSANFTNERGVDATIRYLRNVGGLWLLSESMRTWAEAGVDPELPDLLAAAAQLPPGGPLIDVDADEFIAPGQMPGRIRAAVTASGGVLPEDPAAVTRCILDSLAAAYARTLSRAAELSGQDIDVVHIVGGGSQNSLLCQLTADATGLPVIAGPVEATALGNVLVQARAAGAVSGSLADLRRLVAESSPTVTYRPAARPLRRFGSRAG from the coding sequence ATGAACGCGAACACGCCGGACACGCGGACTGCGGCCGGCGTGTTTGCCGCCGTCGACATTGGTGCCTCATCCGGCCGGGTCATCCTCGGCCGGATGGGGCCCGGCGGTCCCGCCCTGGAGACCGTGCACCGGTTTCCCAACGGTGTCCGGGAAATCGACGGGGCGCTGCGCTGGGACCTGCGTGGAATTTTTGACGAGGTCCTCACCGGACTCTCCCTGGCCGCCGCACGGACGGCGGAGGGCGGCGAGCGGATCGTCAGCATCGGAATCGACACCTGGGCGGTGGACTACGGACTGATCGACGCCGACGGCGCCATGGCGACCCTGCCGCACAGCTACCGCGACGGCCGGACCGCCGCCGTCGTGCCGCTGGTGCACGAAAAGCTGGCGGAAGCGGCCCTGTACGCGACGACCGGCCTGCAGCATCTTCCCTTTAACACGCTCTACCAGCTGGCCTGCGAGTCCGAGCTGGCCGGGCGGCAGGCGCTCCTGATTCCTGACCTGCTGGCCTTCTGGCTCACCGGGAAAAGACGCACTGAGGAAACCAATGCCTCCACCACCGGCCTCTTTGATGCCGTGGCGGGGGAGTGGGCCCCGGAGTTCCTCTCCGCCCTGGGACTGCCGGCAAACCTATTTCCGGAGCTGATTGCGCCGGGGCAGACGGTGGGCGTCCTGCTGCCGGCGGTGGCCGAGCGCACCGGCCTGCCCGCCGGCACTCCCGTGGTGGCGGTGGGTTCGCACGACACTGCCTCGGCAGTGGCGGCGGTGCCCGCGCTGCAGCCCGGATTCGCGTACATCTCCTCGGGAACCTGGTCACTGGCCGGGATCGAACTGGCGCAGCCGGTCCTCACTGAAGCCAGCCGCAGCGCCAACTTCACCAATGAACGCGGTGTTGATGCCACCATCCGCTATCTGCGCAACGTCGGCGGCCTGTGGCTGCTGAGCGAATCAATGCGCACCTGGGCCGAAGCCGGCGTCGATCCGGAGCTGCCTGACCTGCTGGCCGCTGCCGCCCAGCTGCCGCCCGGCGGGCCGCTGATTGACGTGGACGCCGACGAGTTCATTGCGCCAGGGCAGATGCCCGGCCGGATCCGCGCCGCGGTGACGGCCTCCGGCGGGGTGCTGCCGGAGGATCCGGCGGCGGTGACCCGCTGCATCCTGGATTCCCTGGCGGCCGCCTACGCCCGCACCCTCTCCCGGGCGGCCGAACTGTCCGGCCAGGACATCGACGTCGTGCACATTGTCGGGGGCGGCTCGCAGAACTCGCTGCTGTGCCAGCTGACGGCCGACGCCACCGGGCTGCCGGTGATTGCCGGTCCGGTGGAAGCAACAGCGCTGGGCAACGTGCTGGTGCAGGCGCGGGCCGCCGGAGCCGTGTCAGGCTCCCTGGCCGATCTGCGCCGGCTCGTCGCGGAGAGTTCGCCGACGGTTACCTATCGGCCTGCAGCCCGACCATTGCGGCGCTTTGGTTCCAGAGCCGGGTAG
- a CDS encoding bifunctional aldolase/short-chain dehydrogenase — MTNETVSALIARSNRLGADKRNTNYAGGNTSAKGTATDPVTGEDVELLWVKGSGGDLGTLKESGLAVLRLDRMRAMVSTYPGLDREDEMVAAFDYCLHGKGGAAPSIDTAMHGLVDAAHVDHLHPDSGIAIATAADGEALTQKIFGSKVVWVPWRRPGFQLGLDIAAIKEANPQAIGTILGGHGITAWGVTSEEAEANSLWIIETAEAFIAGNGREDPFGAVLPGYSPLSEAERRAKAAALAPVIRGLASTDKPQVGHFTDDAVVLDFLARAEHPRLGALGTSCPDHFLRTKVKPLILDLPANASIEDSIARLKELHEQYRADYRAYYDRHRSEDSPAMRGADPAVVLVPGVGMFTYGANKQTARVAGEFYTNAINVMRGAEAISTYAPIEESEKFRIEYWALEEAKLARLPKPKSHATRIALVTGAASGIGKAIATRLAAEGACVVIADLNLENAEAVAAELGGSDVAVGVQADVTDEAQVQAAIDATVLAFGGLDLVVNNAGLSISKPLLETSEKDWDLQHNVMAKGSFFVSKAAAKVLIDQDMGGDIIYISSKNSVFAGPNNIAYSATKADQAHQVRLLAAELGEHGIKVNGINPDGVVRGSGIFAGGWGAKRAAVYGVPEEELGKFYAQRTLLKREVLPENVANAVAVLTGEDLSHTTGLHIPVDAGVAAAFLR; from the coding sequence ATGACCAACGAAACCGTCAGCGCGCTGATCGCCCGTTCGAACCGTCTCGGCGCCGACAAGCGCAACACCAACTACGCCGGCGGAAACACCTCCGCCAAGGGCACCGCCACCGACCCGGTCACCGGGGAGGACGTCGAACTGCTCTGGGTCAAGGGCTCCGGCGGAGACCTGGGCACCCTGAAGGAGTCCGGGCTGGCCGTCCTGCGGCTGGACCGCATGCGCGCCATGGTCAGCACCTACCCGGGCCTGGACCGCGAGGACGAAATGGTGGCGGCCTTCGACTACTGCCTCCACGGCAAGGGCGGCGCCGCCCCCTCCATCGACACCGCCATGCACGGCCTGGTCGACGCCGCGCACGTTGACCACCTGCATCCGGACTCCGGGATCGCCATCGCCACAGCAGCCGACGGCGAAGCGCTGACGCAGAAGATCTTCGGCTCCAAGGTGGTCTGGGTGCCCTGGCGCCGTCCGGGCTTCCAGCTCGGCCTGGACATTGCGGCCATCAAGGAAGCCAACCCGCAGGCGATCGGCACCATCCTCGGCGGCCACGGCATCACTGCCTGGGGCGTCACGTCCGAGGAAGCCGAGGCCAACTCGCTGTGGATCATCGAAACCGCTGAAGCCTTCATCGCCGGAAATGGCCGGGAGGACCCCTTCGGCGCCGTGCTGCCGGGCTACTCGCCGCTGAGCGAAGCCGAACGCCGCGCCAAGGCAGCCGCCCTGGCTCCGGTCATCCGCGGCCTGGCCTCCACCGACAAGCCGCAGGTGGGGCACTTCACCGACGACGCCGTCGTCCTGGACTTCCTGGCACGTGCCGAACACCCGCGCCTGGGTGCCCTGGGCACCTCCTGCCCGGACCACTTCCTGCGCACCAAGGTCAAGCCGCTGATCCTGGACCTGCCGGCCAACGCCTCCATCGAGGACAGCATTGCCCGGCTGAAGGAGCTGCACGAGCAGTACCGCGCCGACTACCGGGCGTACTATGACCGCCACCGCAGCGAAGACTCGCCGGCGATGCGCGGCGCCGACCCCGCCGTCGTCCTCGTTCCCGGCGTGGGCATGTTCACCTACGGTGCCAACAAGCAGACCGCTCGCGTGGCCGGCGAGTTCTACACCAATGCCATCAACGTCATGCGCGGCGCCGAAGCCATTTCCACTTACGCTCCGATCGAGGAATCCGAAAAGTTCCGGATCGAGTACTGGGCGCTGGAGGAAGCCAAGCTGGCGCGTTTGCCGAAGCCGAAGTCCCACGCCACGCGCATCGCCCTGGTGACGGGTGCTGCCTCGGGCATCGGCAAGGCCATCGCCACGCGTCTGGCTGCCGAGGGCGCCTGCGTGGTCATCGCGGACCTGAACCTGGAGAACGCCGAAGCGGTGGCCGCCGAACTGGGCGGCTCCGACGTCGCCGTCGGCGTGCAGGCGGACGTGACCGATGAAGCGCAGGTGCAGGCGGCCATCGACGCCACCGTCCTCGCCTTCGGCGGCCTGGACCTGGTGGTCAACAACGCCGGCCTGTCCATCTCCAAGCCGCTGCTGGAAACCAGCGAGAAAGACTGGGACCTGCAGCACAACGTCATGGCCAAGGGTTCCTTCTTTGTCTCCAAGGCTGCGGCCAAGGTGCTGATCGACCAGGACATGGGCGGGGACATCATCTACATCTCCTCCAAGAACTCGGTCTTCGCCGGGCCCAACAACATCGCCTACTCCGCCACCAAGGCCGACCAGGCACACCAGGTGCGCCTGCTGGCCGCCGAGCTGGGGGAGCACGGCATCAAGGTCAACGGCATCAACCCCGACGGCGTGGTCCGCGGCTCCGGCATCTTCGCCGGCGGCTGGGGCGCCAAGCGTGCTGCGGTCTACGGCGTGCCCGAGGAAGAGCTGGGCAAGTTCTACGCCCAGCGCACCCTGCTCAAGCGCGAGGTGCTTCCGGAAAACGTCGCCAACGCGGTGGCGGTGCTGACCGGCGAGGACCTCTCGCACACCACCGGCCTGCACATTCCGGTTGACGCCGGCGTGGCGGCGGCCTTCCTGCGATGA
- the rhaI gene encoding L-rhamnose isomerase, whose product MTSLTDILPALEGLGIEVPSWAYGNSGTRFKVFATPGTPRTIREKIADAAKVNELTGLAPAVALHIPWDKVDDYAELGAYAKEHNIALGTVNSNTFQDDEYKFGSLTHSNPAVRQKAIDHMYDCIDVMHQTGSRDLKIWLADGTNYPGQGNMRSRQDWLGESLRKVYDRLGDDQRLVLEYKFFEPAFYHTDVPDWGTSYAHTLALGEKALVCLDTGHHAPGTNIEFIVAQLLRLGKLGSFDFNSRFYADDDLIVGSADPFQLFRILFEVVRGGGFGPDSGVSLMLDQCHNLEEKIPGQIRSVLNVQEMMARALLVDSDALDAAQTAGDVLGANAVFMDAFYTDVRPGLAQWRESRGLPADPMAAYAASGYQDKINTERQGGQQAGWGA is encoded by the coding sequence ATGACGTCACTGACCGACATCCTTCCCGCCCTGGAGGGCCTGGGAATCGAGGTTCCCTCATGGGCCTACGGAAATTCCGGCACCCGTTTCAAGGTTTTCGCGACCCCCGGCACGCCGCGCACCATCCGGGAGAAGATCGCCGATGCAGCCAAGGTCAACGAACTGACCGGGTTGGCCCCCGCCGTCGCCCTGCACATTCCCTGGGACAAGGTTGACGACTACGCGGAGCTGGGCGCCTACGCCAAGGAACACAACATCGCCCTGGGAACGGTGAACTCCAACACGTTCCAGGACGACGAGTACAAGTTCGGCAGCCTCACGCACAGCAACCCCGCAGTGCGGCAGAAGGCCATTGACCACATGTATGACTGCATCGACGTCATGCACCAGACCGGCTCACGGGACCTGAAGATCTGGCTCGCGGACGGCACCAACTACCCCGGGCAGGGCAACATGCGCTCGCGGCAGGACTGGCTGGGGGAATCACTGCGGAAGGTCTACGACCGCCTCGGCGACGACCAGCGTTTGGTCCTCGAGTACAAGTTCTTCGAGCCGGCTTTCTACCACACCGACGTTCCCGACTGGGGCACGTCCTACGCGCACACCCTGGCCCTGGGCGAGAAGGCCCTGGTCTGCCTCGACACCGGCCACCACGCGCCGGGCACCAACATTGAATTCATCGTGGCCCAGCTGCTGCGACTGGGCAAGCTCGGCTCGTTCGACTTCAACTCCCGCTTCTACGCTGACGATGACCTGATTGTCGGCTCGGCCGACCCGTTCCAGCTCTTCCGGATCCTCTTCGAAGTGGTCCGCGGCGGCGGCTTCGGCCCGGACAGCGGCGTCTCCCTGATGCTGGACCAGTGCCACAACCTCGAAGAGAAGATCCCCGGCCAGATCCGTTCCGTGCTCAATGTGCAGGAAATGATGGCCCGGGCCCTGCTGGTCGATTCCGACGCACTGGATGCGGCACAGACCGCCGGTGACGTGCTCGGCGCCAATGCCGTCTTCATGGACGCTTTCTACACCGATGTCCGTCCGGGCCTGGCGCAGTGGCGCGAGTCCCGCGGACTGCCTGCGGATCCGATGGCCGCCTACGCGGCCAGCGGCTACCAGGACAAGATCAACACCGAACGCCAGGGCGGCCAGCAGGCCGGATGGGGAGCCTAA
- a CDS encoding LacI family DNA-binding transcriptional regulator, whose amino-acid sequence MTMAASIKEVAARAGVAVGTVSNVLNHPDRVSAPTLERVMDAVNALGFVRNDAARQLRAGQSRTIGLIVLDSSNPFFAAVARAAENEATRHGADIILGNSGNDPAREARYVTLFEEQRVQGVLISPAGDISSRLGSLRDRGVAAVLVDREGDPSVHSSVSVDDTAGGTMAAEHLLETGRRRLAFVGGSPGIRQVADRLAGARSAVIKVPGATLEVLEAADMTVLAGRAVGQELVERGRDQLPEAIFCANDLLAVGVLQSLLLINGLRVPQDVALIGYDDIDFAQSTVVPLSSIRQPAEEIGRTAVALLQEQLGDSPAPPRQVRFTPELVARQSTRT is encoded by the coding sequence ATCACTATGGCAGCGAGCATAAAAGAGGTGGCGGCGCGTGCCGGCGTGGCCGTGGGAACCGTATCGAACGTCCTGAACCATCCGGACCGGGTGTCTGCGCCCACCCTCGAACGGGTGATGGACGCCGTCAACGCACTGGGTTTTGTCCGCAACGACGCGGCCCGCCAGCTGCGGGCCGGCCAGAGCCGCACCATCGGCCTGATCGTGCTTGACTCCTCCAACCCGTTTTTTGCCGCCGTCGCCCGTGCGGCCGAAAACGAGGCCACCCGCCACGGCGCAGACATCATCCTCGGCAACAGCGGCAATGATCCGGCGCGCGAAGCACGCTACGTCACCCTGTTCGAGGAGCAGCGGGTCCAGGGTGTGCTGATCTCGCCCGCCGGAGACATCAGCAGCCGCCTCGGCTCCCTGCGGGACCGCGGCGTTGCTGCCGTCCTGGTGGACCGTGAAGGCGATCCGTCGGTCCACAGTTCCGTCTCGGTGGACGACACCGCCGGAGGAACCATGGCCGCGGAGCACCTGCTCGAGACCGGACGACGGCGACTGGCCTTCGTGGGCGGCTCCCCCGGCATCCGGCAGGTCGCCGACCGATTGGCCGGCGCCCGCAGCGCCGTCATCAAGGTTCCGGGAGCCACCCTTGAGGTACTGGAGGCCGCTGACATGACAGTCCTCGCCGGACGGGCCGTCGGCCAGGAGCTGGTGGAGCGGGGCAGGGATCAACTGCCGGAGGCCATCTTCTGCGCCAACGACCTCCTGGCGGTGGGCGTGCTGCAGTCCCTGCTGCTGATCAACGGGCTGCGCGTGCCGCAGGACGTGGCACTCATCGGCTACGACGACATCGATTTCGCCCAGTCCACCGTGGTTCCCCTCTCCTCGATCCGCCAGCCGGCCGAGGAGATCGGGCGGACCGCCGTCGCACTCCTGCAGGAACAGCTGGGGGACTCTCCGGCTCCGCCCCGCCAGGTGCGTTTTACGCCCGAACTCGTGGCCAGGCAGAGCACCCGGACCTAG
- a CDS encoding UBP-type zinc finger domain-containing protein, producing MHDSSGINVSVPPSGPGCVECTAEGSWWFHLRRCAECGHIGCCDSSPNRHATAHEASTGHPVIRSFEPGEDWFWDYRTSSAFEGPVLAPPESHPPSQSVPGPAGLVPPDWVSKLAR from the coding sequence ATGCACGACTCATCAGGCATCAACGTTTCCGTTCCGCCTTCGGGGCCGGGCTGCGTGGAGTGCACGGCGGAGGGAAGCTGGTGGTTCCATTTGCGCCGCTGCGCCGAGTGCGGTCACATCGGCTGCTGCGACTCATCCCCGAACCGGCATGCCACGGCGCACGAAGCCTCGACCGGCCATCCGGTAATCCGGAGCTTTGAGCCGGGCGAAGACTGGTTCTGGGACTACCGGACCAGTTCGGCCTTCGAAGGCCCGGTCCTGGCGCCGCCGGAATCCCATCCGCCGAGCCAGAGCGTCCCCGGTCCCGCGGGCCTGGTTCCGCCGGACTGGGTCTCCAAGCTGGCCCGGTGA
- a CDS encoding SDR family oxidoreductase, whose translation MTRTYIVTGSGSGIGAATAELLRERGYTVVGVDLRGAEVEADLSTPEGRRAAADKALELADGRVDAVIACAGISAPAPITVAVNFFGVTEFLELLAPVLAKSDAPRAAVVSSMASLQQNSPELVEALLAGDEARALEIGAALAEQGPRVGYLNYPSSKRALSRWVRRAAVTEQWAGAGIPLNAVAPGTVLSAMTKDLLSTPEGRQMVDSSVPMPLNGHSEPVVIARLLAWLTSEENTHTTGQTIYTDGGADATLRGDDIWGGAGQSISAG comes from the coding sequence ATGACTCGTACATATATCGTTACTGGATCAGGATCGGGAATCGGCGCCGCTACTGCCGAGCTGCTGCGCGAACGCGGTTACACAGTGGTTGGCGTTGACCTGCGCGGCGCTGAGGTCGAAGCGGACCTGAGCACTCCGGAGGGCCGGCGCGCAGCCGCCGACAAGGCACTCGAGCTGGCCGACGGCCGCGTCGATGCCGTGATCGCCTGCGCAGGCATCTCCGCGCCCGCGCCCATCACCGTCGCAGTGAACTTCTTCGGCGTCACGGAATTCCTCGAGCTGCTGGCACCGGTGCTGGCCAAGAGCGACGCTCCGCGCGCCGCCGTGGTCAGCTCCATGGCTTCCCTGCAGCAGAACTCCCCCGAGCTGGTGGAGGCCCTGCTGGCCGGGGATGAAGCCCGCGCCCTGGAAATCGGCGCCGCACTGGCCGAGCAGGGTCCGCGCGTCGGATACCTCAACTACCCGTCCTCCAAGCGCGCCCTCAGCCGCTGGGTGCGCCGCGCCGCCGTGACCGAGCAGTGGGCAGGCGCCGGCATCCCGCTGAACGCCGTCGCTCCCGGCACCGTCCTCTCCGCCATGACCAAGGACCTGCTGTCCACACCGGAAGGCCGCCAGATGGTGGACTCCTCGGTGCCCATGCCGCTGAACGGCCACTCCGAGCCCGTTGTCATTGCCCGGCTGCTGGCCTGGCTGACGAGCGAGGAAAACACGCACACCACCGGCCAGACCATCTACACCGACGGCGGCGCCGACGCCACCCTGCGCGGCGACGACATCTGGGGCGGGGCCGGCCAGAGCATCTCGGCCGGCTAA
- a CDS encoding flippase-like domain-containing protein: MRSSRLLRWMAAILAVVLVVEYVVLPQLVGSDNVVAALRRLPPVLVLFALLLEAASLASYSLLTRAVLLGDDSPGFFTLFRIDLCDLAVNHTVPGGGATAAAVRFRLLTRCGVQADNALSAATIQVLGSNLVLAGLFAAGLLFGRDGSAGGRSLATAGAVVLVLLALALVALALLERHLEGAVRAARGIARTVRLIHPESAEQFVRTIAAEVHMFRGNPRRPAAAALLAALRYVLDAAALWVFLAAFGHVLQPGELLLAYSLAKLVALVPLTPGGLGLVEGVLVPMLVGFGVPDHVAVLGVLSWRVVQFWLPIPVGGLAYFSLRLGIMRQEVRHPETRTAAREPRFRSRRRAG, encoded by the coding sequence GTGCGAAGCAGCCGCCTGCTTCGCTGGATGGCGGCGATCCTGGCCGTGGTGCTGGTGGTTGAGTACGTTGTCCTGCCGCAGCTGGTGGGGTCGGACAACGTCGTCGCGGCACTGCGGCGGCTTCCGCCGGTTCTTGTGCTGTTTGCACTGCTGCTTGAGGCGGCGTCTCTGGCCAGCTACAGCCTGTTGACGCGGGCGGTGCTGCTTGGGGACGACAGTCCAGGGTTTTTCACCCTGTTCCGGATCGACTTGTGTGACTTGGCAGTGAACCATACTGTTCCCGGCGGGGGCGCGACGGCGGCAGCGGTCAGGTTCCGCCTGCTGACGCGCTGCGGTGTGCAAGCGGACAACGCGCTCAGCGCCGCCACGATACAAGTGCTCGGAAGCAACTTGGTGCTGGCCGGGCTGTTTGCGGCCGGCCTGCTTTTCGGCCGGGACGGCAGCGCCGGCGGCCGGTCGCTTGCCACGGCCGGAGCGGTCGTGCTGGTTCTGCTCGCACTCGCCTTGGTGGCCCTGGCGCTGCTTGAACGGCACTTGGAGGGTGCCGTTCGGGCAGCACGGGGAATTGCGCGCACCGTCCGGCTGATCCATCCGGAGTCAGCCGAGCAGTTTGTCCGGACGATTGCAGCGGAAGTGCATATGTTCCGCGGGAATCCCCGGCGGCCGGCTGCGGCAGCGCTGCTGGCGGCGTTGCGGTACGTTCTGGATGCCGCTGCCCTCTGGGTCTTTCTGGCCGCGTTCGGGCATGTCCTGCAGCCGGGCGAGCTGCTCCTGGCGTATTCGCTGGCTAAATTGGTGGCCCTCGTGCCGCTGACGCCGGGTGGCCTCGGCCTGGTCGAGGGGGTGCTGGTGCCGATGCTCGTGGGATTTGGGGTACCGGACCATGTGGCGGTGCTGGGCGTGCTGTCCTGGCGGGTGGTGCAGTTCTGGTTGCCGATTCCGGTGGGGGGCTTGGCCTATTTTTCGCTGCGGCTGGGGATTATGCGGCAGGAAGTCCGGCATCCGGAAACGCGAACGGCGGCCCGGGAACCTCGGTTCCGGAGCCGCCGTCGTGCTGGTTAG
- a CDS encoding TetR/AcrR family transcriptional regulator: protein MPRITAPTVAAHRAAQQRALLDAARTLLAQTGEAPSMADVAALAGLARPSAYQYYKSRQDLLHALVLDVFPRWAQRVEEAMRAEPEPADRILAYVLTNIALVAEGEHAVGNALTAVAPSEELNTQSAMMHSKLLDPLVSTLQELGSPDPAATAELINGIVHTATKLLDGDRTQEAVTARVTELLEPYVREHRRSAPGEQQP, encoded by the coding sequence GTGCCCCGCATCACCGCCCCCACGGTCGCAGCACACCGCGCGGCCCAGCAACGGGCGCTTCTGGATGCGGCACGCACCCTGCTCGCCCAGACGGGCGAGGCCCCCAGCATGGCCGACGTGGCCGCGCTGGCCGGCCTCGCCCGCCCAAGCGCCTATCAGTATTACAAGTCACGCCAGGACCTGCTCCACGCCCTGGTCCTGGACGTCTTTCCGCGGTGGGCTCAGCGGGTCGAGGAGGCCATGCGTGCCGAGCCCGAACCGGCCGACCGGATCCTTGCCTACGTGCTGACGAACATCGCCCTGGTGGCCGAGGGCGAGCACGCCGTGGGAAACGCCCTCACGGCCGTCGCGCCCAGTGAGGAACTCAACACGCAGAGTGCCATGATGCACTCAAAGCTGCTGGATCCCTTGGTCAGCACACTCCAGGAGCTGGGCTCCCCGGATCCGGCCGCCACTGCCGAACTCATCAACGGGATTGTCCATACCGCGACCAAGCTGCTCGATGGCGACAGGACGCAGGAGGCCGTCACGGCACGCGTCACCGAACTATTGGAACCCTACGTACGGGAGCACCGCCGCAGCGCTCCCGGAGAGCAGCAGCCGTGA